One genomic segment of Betaproteobacteria bacterium includes these proteins:
- a CDS encoding LLM class flavin-dependent oxidoreductase, whose product MQISVLDQSVAVQGRLHEESIRETMAFARHCEALGFHRFWMAEHHNHDSISGTAPEILMAAVAATTQRIRVGSAGIMLPNYSTFKVAEQFRVLEAIAPGRIDLGVGRAPGTDRRTAFALNPNVDQDSEHFPSNVRDLLAWIEGKPLASGHVFQGLRAFPSGGTAPEVWVLGSSDFGAQVAAHFGLPHSFAHFITDGQGAEEALETYRRNYRPSERHPTPYASLCVWALAADTEQEALRLFSTRECWRMARDRGILLPMVPPEEAMAHPYSEAERGKILQMRTKAIIGTGAQVADRLRELAQRVNAQEIVILTWTYDSQARWHSYDLLAKEFGL is encoded by the coding sequence GTGCAAATTTCCGTTCTCGATCAGTCCGTGGCTGTCCAGGGCCGCCTTCACGAAGAATCCATCCGCGAGACCATGGCCTTTGCGCGCCATTGCGAAGCGCTGGGGTTTCATCGTTTCTGGATGGCGGAACATCATAATCACGATAGCATCTCTGGGACCGCGCCCGAAATCTTGATGGCGGCCGTGGCCGCCACCACGCAACGTATTCGCGTGGGCAGTGCTGGGATCATGCTTCCCAATTACTCCACCTTCAAAGTCGCCGAGCAATTTCGCGTGCTGGAAGCGATCGCACCGGGGCGAATCGATCTGGGCGTGGGCCGTGCGCCCGGAACCGACCGGCGTACCGCCTTTGCTCTCAATCCCAATGTAGACCAGGACAGCGAGCACTTTCCTTCCAATGTGCGAGACCTGCTGGCATGGATCGAAGGCAAGCCCTTGGCATCTGGCCATGTATTCCAGGGGCTGCGCGCATTTCCGTCCGGCGGCACCGCCCCCGAAGTATGGGTTTTGGGTAGTTCCGATTTTGGTGCCCAGGTGGCCGCGCATTTCGGCTTGCCTCATTCCTTCGCTCATTTCATTACCGACGGGCAGGGCGCGGAGGAGGCCCTGGAGACTTACCGGCGGAACTACCGCCCGAGCGAACGCCACCCAACTCCTTATGCGTCTTTATGCGTGTGGGCCTTAGCGGCGGACACGGAACAAGAGGCGCTACGCCTTTTCTCCACACGGGAGTGCTGGCGCATGGCACGCGACCGAGGCATCCTGCTTCCCATGGTGCCGCCGGAGGAAGCCATGGCGCATCCCTACAGCGAAGCCGAGCGCGGCAAGATTCTCCAGATGCGCACGAAAGCCATCATTGGGACGGGCGCCCAAGTCGCGGATAGGTTGCGCGAACTTGCGCAGCGGGTCAACGCGCAAGAAATCGTGATCCTCACCTGGACCTACGACTCCCAGGCGCGCTGGCATTCCTATGACCTGCTGGCGAAGGAATTCGGCCTATGA
- a CDS encoding 5-oxoprolinase — MSPWEFWIDRGGTFTDIVARRPDGSIKTHKLLSENPERYPDAALQGIRDLLGAEGPIPPEALSAVKMGTTVATNALLERKGDPTVLVITRGFRDALRIGYQARPKLFARKIVLPEMLYSQVVEIEERVGARGEILLPLNEAQARRVLAQAYGTGVRVCAIAFMHGYRFSAHEQRVAELAREAGFTHISVSHEVSPLMKLVSRGDTTVVDAYVSPLLRRYVDQVASQLSGVNLMFMQSNGGLAQAGRFQGKDSLLSGPAGGVVGAKAIAQQAGFERFVAFDMGGTSTDVTHYAGELERTFDNVVAGARMRAPMMLIHTVAAGGGSLLRFDGMRYRVGPESAGANPGPAAYRRGGPLTVTDANVLVGRIQADFFPKVFGASGREALDRDAVRQRFAELAPTSGAGGITPAQAVDVAEGFLKVAVENIANAIKQISVQRGFDVTRYALVSFGGAGGQVACRVADTLGMPSILVHPLAGVLSAYGIGLADVRVMREQAAELPLCEDNMERIGAMLAQLESSARTELLAQGVQEGNIFVHRRLHLKYEGTDVPLQVNEGDLPSVMSRYERGYQERYGFTMADKAVIVEALSAEAVGAGSQAATMPAPNGDGQPRTLVPLHANGAWRQAPLFVWNDLKVGQCLHGPAIVVDECATTVIDPGWRGEISARGDMVLRRSVPIRREHAAGTQADPVMLEIFNNRFMAIAEQMGVALANTAYSVNIKERLDFSCALFDQDGGLVANAPHIPVHLGSMGDSVLAVKASKHALRPGNVWVINAPYHGGTHLPDVTVVAPVFDETGDNLLFFVAARGHHADIGGITPGSMPPNSKSVEEEGVLFDDELLVENGRFREPEIRAVLASGKYPARNPSQNIADLKAKIASCEKGIQEVRKMISEFGLDVVQAYMHHVQHNAEEQVRRLLTVLKDGCFEYEMDNGARIVVAIRVNRADRSAIIDFTGTSAQQASNFNAPSSVCKAAVIYVFRTLIDEDIPLNAGCLKPLQLIIPEGSMLKPRYPAAVVAGNVETSQAMVDALYGALGVQAAAQGTMNNFTWGNARHQNYETICGGSGAGPDYDGTSAVHTHMTNTRLTDPEVLEWRFPVVLESFEIRRGSGGAGKHRGGDGTSRRMRFLEDMTAAILANHRRVPPFGLEGGEPGARGRNWVERTDGSTEEFGAQHEIEVHAGDVFVLHTPAGGGFGKVE; from the coding sequence ATGAGCCCATGGGAATTTTGGATCGACCGCGGGGGTACCTTCACCGACATCGTGGCTCGGCGCCCCGATGGTTCCATCAAGACGCACAAGCTGCTTTCGGAGAATCCCGAGCGCTACCCGGATGCGGCGTTGCAAGGCATTCGAGACCTGCTCGGAGCCGAGGGGCCCATCCCGCCCGAAGCTTTGAGCGCGGTGAAGATGGGCACCACGGTGGCGACCAACGCGTTGCTAGAGCGAAAAGGCGATCCCACCGTGCTGGTCATCACCAGGGGTTTTCGCGATGCATTGCGAATCGGCTACCAGGCCAGGCCCAAGTTGTTCGCTCGCAAAATCGTTCTGCCGGAAATGCTTTACAGCCAGGTCGTGGAGATCGAAGAGAGGGTGGGCGCGCGCGGAGAAATATTGTTGCCACTCAATGAGGCCCAAGCACGCCGGGTGCTTGCGCAGGCCTACGGCACGGGAGTGCGCGTATGTGCCATCGCTTTCATGCACGGCTATCGTTTTTCCGCTCACGAGCAGCGCGTCGCGGAGCTGGCGCGTGAAGCCGGTTTCACCCATATCAGCGTTTCCCATGAAGTCAGCCCGCTCATGAAGCTGGTGAGCCGGGGCGACACCACCGTGGTGGATGCCTACGTGTCGCCGCTCTTGCGGCGTTACGTGGACCAAGTCGCCTCGCAGCTAAGCGGTGTGAACCTCATGTTCATGCAGTCCAACGGGGGATTGGCGCAGGCGGGGAGATTTCAAGGAAAAGATAGCCTGCTGTCCGGGCCGGCGGGCGGTGTAGTCGGGGCGAAGGCAATTGCGCAACAAGCGGGATTCGAGCGATTCGTCGCCTTCGACATGGGTGGCACTTCCACCGATGTGACACATTACGCTGGGGAACTGGAGCGAACTTTCGATAACGTGGTCGCGGGCGCGCGCATGCGCGCACCGATGATGTTGATTCATACGGTCGCCGCTGGCGGAGGCTCCTTATTGCGATTCGACGGCATGCGTTACCGGGTGGGGCCGGAATCGGCGGGCGCCAATCCTGGGCCTGCTGCCTACCGCCGGGGCGGGCCGCTCACAGTGACGGACGCCAACGTTCTGGTGGGACGCATACAGGCGGACTTCTTTCCAAAGGTATTCGGTGCTTCGGGCCGCGAGGCCCTTGACCGCGACGCCGTGCGGCAACGATTCGCGGAACTGGCGCCTACCTCCGGCGCGGGTGGCATTACGCCGGCGCAAGCGGTGGATGTGGCGGAGGGTTTCTTGAAGGTAGCGGTGGAGAACATCGCCAACGCCATCAAACAGATCTCCGTGCAGCGCGGCTTTGACGTCACGCGCTACGCGCTGGTGAGTTTCGGCGGCGCGGGCGGCCAAGTGGCATGCCGCGTAGCGGACACCTTGGGCATGCCATCCATCCTAGTGCATCCCTTGGCTGGCGTGCTCTCCGCCTACGGCATTGGATTGGCCGATGTGCGTGTCATGCGCGAACAAGCAGCCGAGCTTCCCCTGTGCGAGGACAACATGGAAAGGATCGGTGCCATGCTGGCCCAACTCGAAAGCTCGGCCCGTACGGAGTTGCTGGCGCAAGGAGTGCAGGAGGGCAACATTTTCGTCCACCGCCGCCTACATCTCAAGTACGAAGGCACGGACGTGCCCCTGCAAGTCAACGAGGGGGATCTTCCTAGTGTGATGTCGCGCTACGAGCGCGGTTACCAGGAGCGCTACGGATTCACCATGGCGGACAAAGCCGTCATCGTCGAAGCCTTATCGGCCGAGGCGGTGGGTGCGGGGTCGCAGGCCGCCACCATGCCGGCCCCGAACGGGGACGGCCAGCCACGCACGCTCGTACCCTTGCACGCCAATGGCGCCTGGCGGCAGGCGCCATTGTTCGTGTGGAATGATCTCAAGGTAGGCCAATGCCTGCACGGTCCCGCCATCGTCGTGGACGAATGCGCCACCACGGTGATCGACCCTGGCTGGAGGGGCGAGATCAGCGCGCGTGGCGACATGGTTCTGCGGCGCTCGGTTCCCATTAGGCGCGAGCACGCCGCCGGCACTCAGGCCGATCCGGTGATGCTGGAAATCTTCAACAACCGCTTCATGGCCATCGCCGAACAGATGGGCGTGGCGCTCGCCAACACTGCGTACTCGGTGAACATCAAGGAGCGCTTGGATTTTTCCTGCGCGCTGTTCGACCAGGATGGCGGGTTGGTCGCCAACGCGCCCCACATCCCCGTGCATCTTGGTTCCATGGGTGATAGCGTACTCGCGGTCAAAGCGAGCAAGCACGCATTGCGGCCGGGCAACGTGTGGGTGATCAACGCGCCTTACCACGGCGGGACGCATTTGCCCGATGTCACCGTGGTGGCCCCAGTTTTCGACGAAACAGGGGACAACTTACTGTTCTTCGTGGCGGCGCGCGGCCATCACGCGGACATCGGAGGCATCACGCCCGGCTCCATGCCGCCCAACAGCAAGAGCGTGGAAGAGGAGGGCGTGTTATTCGACGATGAATTGCTGGTCGAGAACGGCCGCTTCCGAGAACCGGAGATTCGCGCCGTGCTCGCCAGTGGCAAGTATCCCGCGCGCAATCCCAGCCAGAACATCGCCGACCTCAAGGCCAAGATCGCCTCTTGCGAAAAGGGCATTCAGGAAGTGAGGAAAATGATCTCGGAATTTGGCCTGGATGTGGTGCAGGCCTACATGCATCACGTGCAACACAATGCGGAAGAACAGGTGCGCCGGCTCCTCACCGTATTGAAGGACGGGTGCTTCGAGTACGAAATGGACAACGGTGCCAGGATCGTCGTGGCCATTCGTGTCAATCGCGCGGATCGCAGCGCCATTATCGATTTCACCGGCACCTCCGCGCAGCAGGCCAGCAATTTCAACGCGCCCTCATCGGTGTGCAAGGCGGCGGTGATTTATGTCTTTCGCACCTTGATCGACGAGGACATTCCGCTCAATGCCGGCTGTTTGAAGCCCCTGCAACTCATCATCCCCGAGGGTTCCATGTTGAAGCCCCGCTATCCCGCGGCCGTGGTGGCGGGCAATGTCGAGACCTCGCAGGCGATGGTGGATGCGCTCTACGGCGCGCTTGGGGTCCAAGCAGCGGCGCAAGGCACGATGAACAACTTCACCTGGGGCAATGCCCGCCATCAGAACTACGAGACCATTTGCGGGGGCAGCGGCGCGGGTCCGGATTACGATGGCACCAGCGCCGTGCACACCCATATGACCAACACCCGGCTCACGGATCCGGAGGTGCTGGAATGGCGCTTTCCCGTGGTGCTGGAGAGCTTTGAAATTCGTCGTGGCAGCGGCGGTGCGGGTAAGCACCGGGGGGGCGATGGCACATCGCGCCGCATGCGATTCCTGGAAGACATGACCGCGGCCATCCTCGCCAATCACCGGCGCGTGCCGCCTTTCGGTCTGGAAGGTGGCGAGCCGGGCGCCCGCGGGCGCAATTGGGTGGAGCGCACCGATGGCAGCACCGAGGAGTTCGGGGCCCAGCATGAGATCGAAGTGCATGCGGGCGATGTCTTTGTCCTTCACACGCCCGCGGGGGGCGGTTTTGGGAAGGTAGAATAA
- a CDS encoding glucose 1-dehydrogenase produces MNNAFDLKGRVAIVTGGNGGIGLGMARGLAQGGASVMIAGRNESKNARALKELREFGVEVASQVADVTQIEDCQRLIRSTAGKFGRLDILVNNAGMNIRKAPQDYSLEEWRQIMDTNLTSAFLCSQAAYPEFKQAGSGKVINIGSMTSIFGASFAMVYSASKGGIVQMTRAFATAWAKDNIQVNAVLPGWIDTDLTKRSRVEVEGLHERVIARTPAGRWGVPADLAGIAVFLSSSASDFVTGTAIPVDGGFSVQV; encoded by the coding sequence ATGAATAACGCATTTGATTTGAAGGGCCGCGTCGCCATCGTCACCGGCGGAAACGGGGGGATCGGCTTAGGCATGGCGCGCGGCCTCGCCCAGGGGGGCGCGAGCGTGATGATCGCGGGCCGCAACGAGTCGAAGAATGCGCGTGCCCTGAAGGAACTCAGGGAGTTTGGCGTGGAGGTGGCCTCCCAGGTTGCCGATGTCACTCAGATTGAAGACTGCCAGCGTTTAATTCGTTCCACAGCAGGCAAGTTCGGGCGGCTGGATATCCTGGTGAATAATGCCGGGATGAATATCCGCAAGGCGCCCCAAGATTATTCCCTGGAGGAGTGGCGCCAAATCATGGACACCAACCTCACGAGTGCTTTTCTATGTTCTCAGGCGGCCTATCCGGAGTTTAAGCAAGCAGGTTCCGGAAAGGTGATCAATATCGGATCGATGACTTCGATTTTTGGCGCCTCGTTCGCGATGGTTTATAGCGCAAGCAAAGGCGGCATCGTTCAGATGACCCGCGCCTTCGCCACGGCGTGGGCCAAGGACAACATCCAGGTCAATGCGGTATTACCAGGGTGGATCGACACGGATCTCACCAAACGATCCCGCGTCGAAGTGGAGGGCTTGCATGAGCGCGTCATCGCGCGTACCCCCGCGGGGCGCTGGGGGGTACCTGCCGATTTGGCGGGAATCGCCGTTTTCTTGTCTTCCTCCGCATCGGATTTTGTCACCGGCACGGCGATTCCCGTGGACGGTGGTTTCTCTGTTCAGGTATAG
- the ilvD gene encoding dihydroxy-acid dehydratase — protein sequence MADNWRSKFITQGVARSPNRAMLRAVGFGDNDFQKPIVGVANGHSNMNPCNSGIQPLVDRAMAALKDAGAMPQVFGVPTVTDGIGMGTEGMKYSLVSREVIADAIETSVNGQMMDGVLVVGACDKNMPGGMMAMARINVPAIYVYGGTIKPGTWKGQALTIASAFEAVGAFSSGRMSQEDFDGVERNACPSVGACGGMFTANTMSSSFEALGMSLLGSSQMAAPDAEKADSAAQSARVLVNAIKNNIRPRDIITRKSIENVVSLVMATGGSTNAVLHYLAIASAAGVEWTIDDFERIRKKTPVFCDLKPSGKYVAVDLHMAGGIPQVLKMLLNHGLLHGDCLTITGKTMAEELANVPGEPRKDQDVIRPIGRPLYEQGHLAILKGNLAPEGCVAKITGLKNPSITGPARVFNSENEIMEAIMAKKIKAGDVVVIRYEGPKGGPGMQEMLAPTSALIGQGLGDTVGLLTDGRFSGATWGMVVGHVAPEAFVGGPIALVQEGDSITIDAHKLLIQLNVSESELAKRRAQWKQPEPRYKEGLMAKYVKLVSTASKGAVTDK from the coding sequence ATGGCTGACAATTGGCGTTCCAAATTCATCACCCAGGGCGTGGCCCGTTCCCCCAACCGCGCCATGCTGCGCGCCGTGGGATTCGGCGACAACGACTTCCAAAAACCCATCGTGGGCGTGGCCAACGGGCACTCGAACATGAATCCGTGCAATTCCGGCATTCAGCCCCTGGTGGATCGCGCCATGGCGGCGCTCAAGGACGCTGGCGCCATGCCGCAAGTCTTCGGCGTGCCTACCGTCACCGATGGCATCGGCATGGGGACGGAAGGGATGAAATATTCCCTCGTATCCCGCGAAGTGATCGCGGACGCCATCGAAACTTCCGTCAACGGACAGATGATGGACGGCGTGCTGGTGGTGGGCGCCTGCGACAAGAACATGCCCGGCGGCATGATGGCCATGGCGCGCATCAACGTGCCGGCCATCTACGTCTACGGCGGCACCATCAAGCCTGGAACCTGGAAGGGCCAAGCGCTCACCATCGCCAGTGCCTTCGAGGCGGTGGGGGCTTTTAGCAGCGGCAGGATGTCCCAGGAAGATTTCGACGGCGTGGAACGCAACGCCTGTCCCTCCGTGGGGGCGTGCGGCGGGATGTTTACCGCCAACACCATGTCGTCTTCCTTCGAGGCGCTCGGCATGAGCCTGCTGGGCTCGTCCCAAATGGCGGCTCCCGATGCGGAGAAGGCCGATTCCGCCGCGCAATCGGCGAGGGTGCTGGTCAATGCCATCAAGAACAACATTCGCCCGCGCGACATCATCACGCGCAAATCCATCGAGAACGTCGTCTCCCTGGTGATGGCCACCGGCGGTTCGACTAACGCCGTGCTGCACTACCTCGCCATCGCCTCGGCGGCGGGGGTGGAGTGGACGATCGATGACTTCGAGCGCATTCGCAAGAAGACGCCGGTCTTTTGCGATCTGAAGCCCTCCGGCAAATACGTGGCGGTGGATCTGCACATGGCCGGCGGTATTCCGCAAGTACTCAAGATGCTGCTCAATCACGGCCTGCTGCATGGGGATTGCCTCACCATCACCGGCAAGACCATGGCGGAGGAACTGGCCAACGTTCCCGGTGAGCCGCGCAAGGACCAGGACGTCATACGGCCGATCGGCAGACCGCTCTACGAGCAAGGCCACTTGGCTATTCTCAAGGGCAACCTCGCACCGGAAGGCTGCGTGGCCAAGATCACCGGATTGAAGAACCCTTCCATCACAGGCCCGGCGCGTGTGTTCAACTCCGAGAACGAGATCATGGAAGCCATCATGGCCAAGAAGATCAAGGCCGGTGACGTGGTGGTGATTCGCTACGAGGGACCCAAGGGCGGGCCCGGCATGCAGGAAATGCTGGCACCGACCTCCGCTTTGATCGGCCAAGGCCTGGGGGATACCGTGGGCTTGCTGACCGATGGCCGCTTCTCCGGCGCGACCTGGGGCATGGTAGTGGGCCACGTGGCGCCGGAGGCCTTTGTGGGCGGCCCCATCGCCTTGGTGCAGGAGGGGGACTCCATCACCATCGATGCGCACAAGCTTCTCATACAACTCAACGTCTCCGAGTCCGAACTCGCGAAGCGCCGCGCGCAGTGGAAGCAGCCCGAGCCGCGCTACAAGGAAGGCTTGATGGCCAAGTACGTGAAGCTCGTATCCACGGCGAGCAAGGGTGCGGTGACGGACAAGTAG
- a CDS encoding acyl-CoA desaturase codes for MLTFLSGAISLPWWGYVVLALVLTHITIACVTIYLHRHQAHRGLDLHPAVSHFFRFWLWITTGMVTKEWVSIHRKHHAKCETPEDPHSPQVYGIRKVLLEGSELYRAASKDKELLAKYGHGTPDDWIERNVYSKHSAKGIALMAVIDIVLFGPIGLTLWAVQMLWIPVTAAGVINGIGHFNGYRNFQTEDASTNIVPFGILIGGEELHNNHHAYASSARLSNKWYEFDIGWFYICVLEILGLAQIKKVAPSMRIQLPKPSCDLHTLQAVITHRYDVAARFANTLKHACAMEIGKLKDRGLAIDTSLFRKWLHRDPAALTTNEKAKLDEVLKTSKMLETIYTMGQELTGVWKRSTASKEQLLHLLEDWCRRAERSGISQLREFSTQLRGYATA; via the coding sequence ATGCTCACCTTTCTGTCCGGCGCTATCTCCCTACCTTGGTGGGGATATGTCGTATTGGCCTTAGTGTTGACGCACATCACCATTGCCTGCGTCACCATCTACTTGCACCGCCACCAGGCTCACCGTGGCCTGGATCTGCATCCCGCGGTCAGCCACTTTTTCCGCTTTTGGCTCTGGATTACCACGGGCATGGTCACCAAGGAATGGGTCAGCATTCACCGCAAACACCACGCGAAGTGCGAAACCCCGGAGGATCCCCACAGCCCGCAGGTGTATGGCATCCGTAAGGTGCTTCTGGAAGGCTCGGAACTCTACCGCGCCGCATCCAAGGACAAAGAGCTATTGGCGAAGTACGGGCACGGTACGCCCGATGACTGGATCGAGCGCAATGTGTACAGCAAACATTCCGCAAAGGGGATCGCCCTGATGGCCGTCATCGACATCGTGCTGTTTGGTCCGATTGGACTCACCCTCTGGGCAGTACAGATGTTGTGGATTCCCGTTACGGCGGCAGGAGTCATCAACGGTATAGGTCATTTCAACGGGTACCGTAATTTCCAGACCGAGGATGCCAGCACCAACATCGTGCCCTTCGGAATCTTGATAGGCGGCGAAGAGCTGCATAACAACCATCATGCCTATGCGTCATCGGCGCGGCTGTCGAACAAGTGGTACGAGTTCGACATTGGTTGGTTTTATATCTGTGTACTGGAAATTTTAGGTCTCGCACAGATCAAGAAGGTCGCGCCCTCGATGCGCATCCAACTGCCCAAGCCGAGCTGTGACCTCCACACCCTGCAAGCGGTGATCACCCATCGTTACGATGTGGCGGCGCGCTTCGCCAATACCTTGAAGCATGCGTGCGCCATGGAAATTGGGAAACTGAAGGATCGCGGTCTCGCCATCGACACAAGCCTTTTCCGCAAGTGGTTGCATCGCGATCCAGCCGCCTTGACCACCAACGAAAAGGCCAAGCTGGATGAGGTGCTCAAGACCAGCAAAATGCTGGAGACCATCTACACCATGGGGCAGGAATTGACTGGGGTTTGGAAGCGCTCCACGGCCTCGAAAGAGCAATTGCTGCATTTACTCGAGGACTGGTGCCGCCGCGCCGAACGTAGCGGCATATCGCAGCTACGGGAGTTTTCAACGCAATTGCGCGGTTACGCAACCGCCTAG
- the rpmG gene encoding 50S ribosomal protein L33 has translation MREKIKLESSAGTGHFYTTTKNKRTKPEKMEMKKYDPVARKHVNYKETKLK, from the coding sequence ATGCGTGAAAAGATTAAGCTGGAGTCCTCCGCCGGTACCGGGCACTTTTACACCACCACCAAGAACAAGCGCACCAAGCCCGAGAAGATGGAGATGAAAAAGTACGATCCCGTTGCTCGCAAGCACGTGAACTACAAAGAGACCAAGCTGAAGTGA
- a CDS encoding tetratricopeptide repeat protein codes for MQILRLALLAGVLLHAVPVIADRGVYQIGVTRSNGSRTIGSAVQLAPGKLVANCHTVRDASQIVVLHPRRQFLAKLDRADFLHDLCLLRAPIFSGSRPERVASANLVLGQVVIAHGFGSGFGMSAARGIITGLHPYDEGLVLRISARFPGGASGGGLFDEEGRLIGILTFRARDEDLNYALPVEWVNRLLDDPPAEIINTLAFWEDGAPAQPAFLRAARMESEQRWADLFALAQDWAAAQEHEDEAWIALGRARMGLGQSDEAVVALRRALALEPRSGRAWYWLASTYHVLGLAQSLAEAAKKLAEADSQLAERLQRQILEKSAQPRE; via the coding sequence GTGCAAATACTCCGGCTCGCCTTGCTTGCTGGAGTATTGCTGCATGCTGTTCCTGTCATCGCGGATCGCGGCGTCTATCAGATCGGCGTGACACGCTCGAACGGGAGCCGCACCATTGGCTCCGCGGTTCAACTGGCGCCGGGCAAGCTCGTGGCGAATTGCCACACCGTTCGCGACGCCAGCCAAATCGTCGTTCTACATCCCCGGCGCCAGTTTCTGGCCAAGCTCGACCGCGCGGATTTTCTGCATGACCTGTGTCTGCTACGCGCGCCTATTTTCAGCGGCAGCCGGCCCGAGCGGGTGGCTTCGGCGAATTTGGTGCTGGGCCAAGTGGTCATTGCGCATGGCTTTGGCTCTGGTTTCGGTATGAGCGCCGCCCGCGGAATCATTACCGGCTTGCACCCGTACGATGAGGGGCTGGTCTTGCGCATCTCGGCGCGTTTTCCGGGAGGTGCCAGCGGTGGCGGACTGTTCGATGAGGAAGGGCGCTTGATCGGCATTCTCACCTTCCGTGCGCGCGACGAAGATCTGAACTACGCGCTGCCGGTGGAATGGGTAAACCGGCTGCTGGATGACCCGCCGGCGGAAATCATCAATACCCTTGCCTTTTGGGAGGATGGCGCCCCCGCGCAGCCGGCATTTCTGCGTGCCGCGCGCATGGAGTCCGAGCAAAGATGGGCGGACTTGTTCGCCCTGGCGCAAGATTGGGCCGCGGCCCAAGAGCACGAGGACGAAGCTTGGATCGCATTAGGCCGTGCCCGCATGGGCCTTGGCCAGAGCGATGAAGCCGTGGTGGCTCTGCGGCGGGCCTTGGCGCTTGAGCCACGCAGTGGAAGGGCTTGGTACTGGCTCGCGAGCACCTACCACGTCCTGGGTTTGGCACAGTCCTTGGCCGAAGCGGCGAAGAAGCTCGCCGAGGCGGACTCCCAATTGGCGGAACGGTTGCAACGCCAGATACTGGAAAAATCGGCGCAACCTCGCGAATGA
- a CDS encoding 50S ribosomal protein L28, whose product MARVCEVTGKRPVKGNNVSHANNRTRRQFLPNLQSRRFWLEDEKRWIRLRVSRAGLRTIDKKGLGVVLAEIRARGEMA is encoded by the coding sequence ATGGCACGAGTATGTGAAGTCACCGGCAAGAGGCCGGTTAAAGGGAACAATGTTTCCCACGCCAATAACCGGACGCGCCGGCAATTTCTCCCCAATCTCCAGTCCCGCCGTTTTTGGCTGGAGGACGAAAAGCGCTGGATTCGCCTGCGTGTGTCGCGCGCGGGCTTGCGAACCATCGACAAGAAGGGCCTCGGCGTGGTGCTGGCGGAAATTCGCGCACGTGGCGAAATGGCTTAA